In the Drosophila biarmipes strain raj3 chromosome X, RU_DBia_V1.1, whole genome shotgun sequence genome, one interval contains:
- the LOC108023927 gene encoding uncharacterized protein LOC108023927: MKDSNNSSSSSNISSSNAAGMPCSAGGAVTTAGATTGSATPSAPSTPTTAAAAAAAASAADPSATAQNPQQRSKSNIHELRNQDYVSRLMAATPPYLYSAPVGPNNFFFSDMLRSLVQARNNETARVLQLQQQQQQQQAQQQQAQQQQHQQQQHQAALVRRPRKRSWSHRPYYEQLRERRDAEEKQQQQQQHLHQQQQQQHHQQQQQLQQQMAPEKPLELTNKAIAPYGYAKLEAKPPITAATVTAAAPPSGTAGNKAGLGGAVDSNLQENTPPAASLPPQDLVLPPPPPVWYPPLYAPYGIDPLHFFIDLRVSGHIYDRKKENVSPLSSSNNALAEEGSPGSGSGASGSGTGLASNLLSKQRHGSAFTVPIPKAAQNDAINLCSNAAAAAAAAGGATSVAGGGGGAGMASGTALGSKFEHYAKYYDLGETKENHPSSTAANLSAAAAAAAAAANLSKSGASYMLQHLPRLYSQFAAHQAQVQSQETDAKSESASVSASLSAPELCDEDSLGRNSSDTGTGLEGTSGGQGNCDIDVEIIDSIKYRTDGESSRCSSNDEASITQID; encoded by the coding sequence ATGAaggacagcaacaacagcagcagcagcagcaacatctcgTCGAGCAACGCAGCAGGGATGCCTTGTTCCGCCGGAGGAGCAGTGACAACAGCAGGCGCAACCACCGGCAGTGCCACGCCCAGTGCGCCCAGTACGcccacaacagcagcagcggcagcagcagcagccagtgCTGCAGACCCATCAGCAACGGCGCAAAATCCGCAGCAACGCAGCAAGAGCAACATCCATGAGCTGAGGAATCAGGACTACGTCAGTCGCCTAATGGCCGCCACTCCGCCGTATTTGTATTCCGCCCCGGTGGGCCCAAATAATTTCTTCTTCAGCGACATGCTGCGCTCCCTGGTGCAGGCGCGCAACAACGAGACGGCGCGGgtgttgcagctgcagcagcaacagcagcagcagcaggcacagcagcagcaggcacagcagcagcaacaccagcagcagcaacatcaggcTGCCCTGGTGAGGCGTCCAAGGAAACGCTCCTGGTCACATCGTCCCTACTACGAGCAGTTGCGGGAGCGACGCGATGCAGAGGagaagcaacagcagcagcagcaacatcttcaccagcaacagcagcagcaacatcaccagcagcagcagcaactgcagcagcaaatgGCGCCGGAGAAGCCACTAGAGCTGACCAATAAAGCCATCGCGCCCTATGGCTATGCCAAACTGGAGGCCAAGCCACCGATTACAGCCGCCACGGTGacggcagcagcaccaccgAGCGGCACCGCTGGCAACAAGGCTGGCCTGGGCGGTGCGGTGGATAGCAACCTGCAGGAGAACACGCCGCCGGCGGCTTCGTTGCCGCCGCAGGACTTGGTcctgccaccgccgccacccgTCTGGTATCCACCGCTCTACGCGCCCTACGGCATCGATCCGCTGCACTTCTTCATCGATCTGCGGGTGTCGGGGCACATATACGACCGCAAGAAGGAGAATGTCTCGCCGCTGTCGAGCAGCAACAATGCCCTTGCCGAGGAGGGTTCGCCGGGCTCCGGATCAGGCGCCAGTGGCTCCGGCACGGGCTTGGCCAGCAATTTGCTGAGCAAGCAGCGACACGGTTCCGCTTTCACCGTGCCCATTCCCAAGGCAGCGCAAAACGATGCCATCAATCTGTGCTccaatgctgctgctgctgctgctgctgccggtgGGGCAACTTCGGTGGCaggtggcggcggtggtgctGGAATGGCCAGCGGCACCGCCTTGGGCAGCAAGTTCGAGCACTATGCCAAGTACTATGACCTGGGCGAGACGAAGGAGAATCACCCGTCGAGCACGGCTGCCAATCTGTCGgcggccgctgctgccgccgctgcagcTGCGAACCTATCGAAGTCGGGAGCCAGCTATATGCTGCAACATCTGCCGCGCCTCTACAGCCAGTTTGCCGCCCACCAAGCGCAGGTCCAGAGCCAGGAGACGGATGCTAAGTCGGAGTCGGCCTCGGTGAGTGCCTCGCTTTCGGCGCCCGAGCTCTGCGATGAGGACTCGCTGGGACGGAACTCCAGTGACACTGGCACTGGGCTGGAGGGAACGAGCGGTGGCCAGGGCAACTGTGACATCGACGTGGAGATCATCGACTCCATCAAATATCGCACGGATGGGGAGAGCAGCCGCTGTTCCAGCAACGACGAGGCCTCCATCACACAAATCGATTGA